One genomic region from Balaenoptera musculus isolate JJ_BM4_2016_0621 chromosome X, mBalMus1.pri.v3, whole genome shotgun sequence encodes:
- the LOC118888319 gene encoding uncharacterized protein CXorf49 homolog — MSSPDKLSVWGTVFGPEGGERAGVGPGGPAVPRGPDPGPEPGEPRSGGGGGGFPDPEGFQSEREMLEAGGPVLWGREGRPDSPADVTRDLMELAEESAAGILRQLAARDVLGVRRQPSPESCAAFEVSAVWAGLEAGPGGRGAPAQSCGEAPPAPARPLHLGGPEAGRAWGNPERGPKRRLNVAADRQRLPEEGLAWLLSDPESSDEFSETQLMTVSTYPRGGGQAEPSRPEDPGDTPRHSNFQVRENFLHVPGSSLSSAPQGLTSVVETQDVGEQGISSPRKMRSVLWGKGGSRSSYPGAAAAAAGGLPRVTPREKGAQEKKSLGGASKLALGRTFPSGGERISATPLEPATLPPISGIPLLGRSKRYGLVPSGTEQSKHTGAGKKSVARRARESEAVAGEDKDPNRDPAAKGQLPTHRPGTSFPRMHGGKACSDDLNTRGPQDPGNSEPLALNQGEVMPRGPVPSGDRKPLDHPPRPERQQQPLGTPGCPLCLVLQREIDDLKEKLAAMQYLADKFQTL, encoded by the exons ATGAGCTCCCCCGATAAGCTATCTGTGTGGGGAACGGTTTTCGGCCCAGAGGGCGGGGAGCGGGCCGGCGTCGGCCCAGGCGGCCCCGCAGTCCCGCGGGGTCCCGACCCAGGCCCCGAGCCCGGGGAGCCGCGgagcggcgggggcgggggcggcttCCCGGACCCCGAGGGCTTCCAGTCGGAGCGGGAGATGCTGGAAGCGGGAGGGCCGGTGCTGTGGGGCCGCGAAGGCCGACCTGACTCCCCGGCTGACGTCACGAGGGACCTCATGGAACTGGCCGAGGAGTCTGCGGCGGGCATCCTGCGGCAGCTGGCCGCCCGGGACGTGCTGGGCGTCCGCAGACAGCCGTCCCCGGAGAGCTGCGCCGCCTTCGAAGTGTCCGCCGTGTGGGCCGGCCTCGAGGCGGGTCCCGGCGGTCGAGGAGCGCCCGCCCAGAGCTGTGGGGAAGCGCCGCCAGCTCCGGCCCGCCCTCTCCACCTCGGTGGGCCCGAAGCGGGCCGGGCCTGGGGGAACCCTGAGAGAGGCCCTAAGCGTAGGTTGAACGTGGCTGCGGATCGCCAGCGGCTCCCCGAGGAAGGCCTGGCCTGGCTGCTGTCCGACCCCGAGTCCTCAGATGAGTTCAGTGAGACACAGCTGATGACGGTGAGCACTTACCCCAGAGGAGGAGGCCAGGCCGAGCCCAGCAGACCCGAGGATCCCGGGGACACTCCCAGACACTCGAATTTCCAAGTCAGGGAGAATTTCCTTCACGTGCCAGGCTCTTCCCTGTCCTCGGCTCCGCAAGGACTCACTTCGGTTGTGGAAACGCAGGACGTGGGAGAGCAGGGCATCTCTTCCCCTAGGAAAATGCGGAGCGTGCtctgggggaaggggggcagcAGGTCCAGCTACCcgggagctgctgctgctgctgcaggtgGCCTGCCGCGGGTCACTCCTAGGGAGAAGGGGGCCCAGGAGAAGAAATCCCTCGGGGGAGCCTCCAAACTTGCCCTGGGGAGAACCTTCCCTTCCGGGGGAGAGCGAATCTCGGCAACTCCCCTGGAACCGGCCACCTTGCCCCCAATCTCTGGTATTCCGCTGCTTGGGAGATCCAAGAGGTATGGCTTGGTCCCTTCGGGAACCGAACAGTCCAAGCACACCGGCGCTGGGAAGAAATCCGTGGCCAGGCGGGCAAGGGAGTCTGAGGCGGTGGCGGGAGAAGATAAGGACCCAAATAGAGACCCAGCCGCAAAGGGCCAA CTGCCAACTCACAGGCCAGGCACATCTTTTCCACGCATGCATGGTGGAAAAGCCTGCAGTGACGACCTCAACACCAGAGGCCCCCAAGATCCAGGAAACTCAGAGCCCTTGGCCCTGAACCAGGGAGAAGTCATGCCCAGGGGGCCTGTCCCCTCAG GTGACCGGAAGCCACTTGACCATCCCCCAAGACCAGAAAGACAGCAGCAGCCACTGGGAACACCGGGCTGTCCTCTG TGTCTCGTGCTACAGAGAGAAATAGACGACCTTAAGGAGAAACTTG CCGCCATGCAGTACCTGGCTGACAAGTTCCAGACCCTTTGA
- the LOC118889085 gene encoding uncharacterized protein CXorf49 homolog, whose translation MSSPDEVSVWGTGFGPEGGERAGVGPAGPAVPWGPDPGPEPGEPRSGEGGGGFPDPEGFQSERAMLEAGGPVPWGPEGRPGSPADDTRDLLDEESAAAILLQLAEWDVLGVRRHPSLESCAAFEVSAVWAGLEAGPGGRGAPAQSCGEAPPAPARPLHLGGPEAGRAWGNPERGPKRRLNVAADRQRLPEEGLAWLLSDPESSDEFSETQLMTVSTYPRGGGQAEPSRPEDPGDTPRHSNFQVRENFLHVPGSSLSSAPQGLTSVVETQDVGEQGISSPKKMRSVLWGKGGSRSSYPGAAAAAAGGLPRVTPREKGAQEKKSLRGASKLALGTTFPSGGERISATALEPATLPPVSGILLLGRSKRYTLVPLGTEQSKHTGAGKKSVARRARESEAVAGEDKDPNRDPAAKGLLPAYRPGTSFPRMHRGKASSGDLNTRGPQDPGNSEPLALNPGEVMPRGPVPSGDREPLDHPPRPERQQQPLGTPGCPWCLVLQREIDDLKEQLAAMQYLADKFQTL comes from the exons ATGAGCTCCCCCGATGAGGTGTCTGTGTGGGGAACGGGTTTCGGCCCAGAGGGCGGGGAGCGGGCCGGCGTCGGCCCGGCCGGCCCCGCAGTCCCGTGGGGACCCGACCCAGGCCCCGAGCCCGGGGAGCCGCGGAGCGGCGAGGGCGGGGGCGGCTTCCCGGACCCCGAGGGCTTCCAGTCGGAGCGGGCGATGCTGGAAGCGGGAGGGCCGGTGCCGTGGGGCCCCGAAGGCCGACCTGGCTCCCCGGCTGACGACACGAGGGACCTCCTGGACGAGGAGTCTGCGGCGGCCATCTTGCTGCAGCTGGCCGAGTGGGACGTGCTGGGCGTCCGCAGACACCCGTCCCTGGAGAGCTGCGCCGCCTTCGAAGTGTCCGCCGTGTGGGCCGGCCTCGAGGCGGGTCCCGGCGGTCGAGGAGCGCCCGCCCAGAGCTGTGGGGAAGCGCCGCCAGCTCCGGCCCGCCCTCTCCACCTCGGTGGGCCTGAAGCGGGCCGGGCCTGGGGGAACCCTGAGAGAGGCCCTAAGCGTAGGTTGAACGTGGCTGCGGATCGCCAGCGGCTCCCCGAGGAAGGCCTGGCCTGGCTGCTGTCCGACCCCGAGTCCTCAGATGAGTTCAGTGAGACACAGCTGATGACGGTGAGCACTTACCCCAGAGGAGGAGGCCAGGCCGAGCCCAGCAGACCCGAGGATCCCGGGGACACTCCCAGACACTCGAATTTCCAAGTCAGGGAGAATTTCCTTCACGTGCCAGGCTCTTCCCTGTCCTCGGCTCCGCAAGGACTCACTTCGGTTGTGGAAACGCAGGACGTGGGAGAGCAGGGCATCTCTTCCCCTAAGAAAATGCGGAGCGTGCtctgggggaaggggggcagcAGGTCCAGCTACCcgggagctgctgctgctgctgcaggtgGCCTGCCGCGGGTCACTCCTAGGGAGAAGGGGGCCCAGGAGAAGAAATCCCTCAGGGGAGCCTCCAAACTTGCCCTGGGGACAACCTTCCCTTCCGGGGGAGAGCGAATCTCGGCAACTGCCCTGGAACCGGCCACCTTGCCCCCAGTCTCTGGTATTCTGCTGCTTGGGAGATCCAAGAGGTATACCTTGGTCCCTTTGGGAACCGAACAGTCCAAGCACACCGGCGCTGGGAAGAAATCCGTGGCCAGGCGGGCAAGGGAGTCTGAGGCGGTGGCGGGAGAAGATAAGGACCCAAATAGAGACCCAGCCGCAAAGGGCCTA CTGCCAGCTTACAGGCCAGGCACATCTTTTCCACGCATGCATCGTGGAAAAGCCAGCAGTGGCGACCTCAACACCAGAGGCCCCCAAGATCCAGGAAACTCAGAGCCCTTGGCCCTGAACCCAGGAGAAGTCATGCCCAGGGGGCCTGTCCCCTCAG GTGACCGGGAGCCACTTGACCATCCCCCAAGACCGGAAAGGCAGCAGCAGCCACTGGGAACGCCGGGCTGTCCTTGG TGTCTCGTGCTACAGAGAGAAATAGACGACCTTAAGGAGCAACTTG CCGCCATGCAGTACCTGGCTGACAAGTTCCAGACCCTTTGA